A window of Exiguobacterium sp. FSL W8-0210 contains these coding sequences:
- a CDS encoding bifunctional metallophosphatase/5'-nucleotidase: MYKSKPLYAAAVAVALTTSAIVPVAQTTVSAATHVKVKTVKLKSLVFTKGAPVKLPATYKGEKITWKSYDRHAFNRYQTVKGTYGKKKNPIEIKIYIQNYAVKIIEKVEAQTIYVDQKPELPKTLGILYATGRIHDKPVRWSKVDTSEAGVKYAVASYTRLGKTITLKAKITVLDVNTDDFSIGLMHTNDTHANLDKTPKRATVIKELRAAYRAEGKPSLLLDAGDVFSGTLYFNKFLGQADLELMNYMKYDMMTFGNHEFDLGDTDNNIALKNFVTKAKFPFITANVDFSKNKSFKGLQKKTITAGPERGKIYQGIIKEYKGQKIGFFGLTTEETKDIASPGTVAFANYIASAKAAVKKLEDRGVNKIVALTHIGFDDNEAIDNDQLLARNVDGIDVIVGGHSHTKLEKPVVVDETVVPGKAEPTIIAQAYQYGDFLGNLDLTFDYKGKLTEYNGSLIDVSTAKEDVRAAEILKPYADQIAELKNEEVGANIVNALPNPRGEISVRNSETALGNLITDGMLKKAKEYNKDTVIAMQNGGGIRAAIDAGPLTVGEVLTTLPFGNTLATAKMTGEEIKNLLEISVGVAPKENGGFLHVSGMKFEYDSTKTAGERVTKIEVKNGDTYDLIDPAKTYVLATNAFTAKGGDGLTPFATAYKEGRVTDLGLSDWENLRDFTKSLGEVNYNIEGRIVDTSKLSN; the protein is encoded by the coding sequence ATGTACAAATCAAAACCGCTTTACGCGGCAGCTGTGGCTGTCGCCCTGACGACATCGGCAATCGTGCCGGTTGCCCAAACGACAGTTTCGGCTGCAACGCATGTCAAAGTCAAAACGGTCAAACTCAAGTCACTCGTCTTCACGAAAGGTGCTCCGGTCAAACTCCCTGCTACATATAAAGGTGAGAAGATCACATGGAAATCGTACGATCGCCATGCGTTCAACCGTTACCAAACGGTCAAAGGCACATACGGTAAGAAAAAGAATCCGATTGAGATTAAAATCTACATTCAGAACTATGCTGTAAAGATCATTGAAAAAGTGGAAGCTCAAACAATCTATGTCGATCAAAAACCAGAATTGCCAAAAACATTAGGTATTCTTTATGCTACAGGTCGTATACATGACAAACCAGTCCGTTGGTCGAAGGTCGATACGAGCGAAGCGGGTGTGAAATATGCGGTCGCAAGTTATACACGCCTCGGAAAGACAATTACATTAAAAGCAAAAATCACAGTTCTCGACGTCAACACGGATGACTTCTCGATCGGTTTGATGCATACGAACGATACGCACGCGAACCTCGATAAGACACCAAAACGTGCGACAGTCATCAAAGAACTTCGCGCAGCTTACCGTGCAGAAGGTAAACCATCGCTTCTATTAGATGCAGGTGATGTCTTCTCTGGAACACTCTACTTCAACAAGTTCCTCGGTCAAGCGGATCTTGAACTGATGAACTATATGAAATACGATATGATGACGTTCGGTAACCATGAGTTCGATCTTGGGGATACAGACAATAACATCGCCTTGAAGAACTTCGTCACTAAGGCGAAATTCCCGTTCATCACGGCGAACGTCGATTTCAGCAAAAATAAGTCGTTCAAGGGTCTACAAAAGAAAACAATCACTGCAGGGCCGGAGCGCGGCAAGATTTATCAAGGCATCATTAAGGAATACAAAGGTCAAAAAATCGGTTTCTTCGGTCTGACGACAGAAGAGACGAAAGATATCGCAAGCCCAGGTACGGTTGCGTTTGCAAACTATATTGCTAGCGCTAAAGCTGCTGTCAAAAAGCTTGAAGATCGTGGCGTCAATAAAATCGTAGCGTTGACACACATCGGTTTTGATGACAACGAAGCAATCGATAACGATCAATTGCTTGCACGTAATGTCGACGGGATTGATGTCATCGTCGGCGGTCACTCGCACACGAAACTTGAAAAACCGGTCGTCGTTGATGAGACGGTCGTTCCAGGCAAAGCAGAACCGACAATCATCGCTCAAGCCTACCAATACGGTGATTTCCTCGGAAATCTTGATTTGACGTTCGACTACAAAGGAAAATTGACTGAGTATAACGGTTCATTGATTGATGTTTCTACAGCAAAAGAAGATGTGCGTGCGGCTGAAATCCTTAAGCCATATGCAGATCAAATCGCTGAGTTGAAAAACGAAGAAGTCGGTGCGAATATCGTTAATGCCCTTCCAAACCCACGCGGCGAAATCAGTGTCCGCAACAGTGAAACGGCTCTCGGAAACTTGATCACGGATGGTATGCTCAAAAAAGCGAAAGAATACAATAAGGATACAGTCATCGCGATGCAAAACGGTGGAGGGATCCGTGCTGCCATTGATGCCGGACCACTTACTGTCGGTGAAGTCTTAACGACGCTTCCATTCGGTAACACGCTCGCGACAGCGAAGATGACCGGTGAAGAAATCAAGAATCTTCTTGAAATCAGTGTTGGGGTTGCGCCAAAAGAAAACGGTGGTTTCCTCCACGTCTCGGGTATGAAGTTCGAATACGACAGCACGAAAACAGCTGGAGAGCGCGTCACGAAGATCGAAGTCAAAAATGGTGACACGTACGATCTTATTGATCCAGCGAAGACTTATGTTCTCGCAACGAATGCCTTCACAGCTAAAGGCGGCGATGGTCTCACACCATTCGCAACGGCTTATAAAGAAGGCCGTGTCACGGACCTCGGTCTCTCTGACTGGGAAAACCTACGTGATTTCACGAAATCACTCGGTGAAGTCAATTACAACATCGAAGGTCGTATCGTCGACACATCAAAATTATCAAACTAA
- a CDS encoding ankyrin repeat domain-containing protein encodes MEQEMHERIDPAHRIRQAVTRKETVYFSLLLGIAIVTVGAIIGLVFETGQAGIYVMVGLVILLLILWLRQWQRVSRIRSEGVRLSAEQFPELFEQIRIHTEQLQLWRMPEIYFQDDVKRPHVIGLFQKYLIVLPTSYLELTEVRRFQLLLELARIKRNHQEKQVLLWIGSWVPFLRPAYTRACERTRYQMVLPLVSNQCARQAIFEDILGPTLLATTDIVSYTAEKRQQRTFSVLLYEKLQTNLSMLERLRLTGEPLDQPRPFLRYSQGIIITLSVLTVMFFVSAGAGILLNEAGTQTAASNDTATAKTNDQNLNETELMAAIQKGKLEDIHRLIPESDMTAVDADGDTALHYLGYRKSSKGLESIFKELLEAGSDVDAVNDFGERPFITAVFSNNDELVDLYLKRGEKINQQDDDQFTPLHHAVEGEGKQTVKLLLERGADPSIKNADGFTPLMMAQEYELDEIIDLLKQHSAQTL; translated from the coding sequence ATGGAGCAGGAGATGCATGAACGAATCGATCCCGCGCACCGGATCAGGCAAGCGGTGACCCGCAAAGAAACCGTCTACTTTAGTTTGTTGTTAGGCATCGCCATCGTGACGGTCGGTGCCATTATTGGATTAGTGTTTGAAACAGGGCAGGCCGGTATTTATGTGATGGTGGGTCTTGTGATCCTATTGTTGATACTCTGGCTACGACAGTGGCAACGAGTGTCCCGGATTCGAAGTGAAGGGGTTCGCTTGAGTGCCGAGCAGTTCCCAGAGTTGTTCGAGCAAATCCGTATACATACAGAACAGTTGCAACTATGGCGGATGCCAGAAATCTATTTCCAAGATGACGTGAAACGACCGCATGTCATCGGATTATTTCAAAAGTATTTGATCGTTCTTCCGACGTCATATTTGGAATTGACAGAGGTACGGCGATTCCAGTTACTGCTTGAACTTGCACGCATTAAACGAAATCATCAAGAAAAGCAGGTGTTGCTTTGGATCGGGAGCTGGGTTCCATTTTTACGTCCGGCTTACACGCGGGCATGCGAACGGACTCGTTATCAGATGGTTCTACCGCTTGTATCCAACCAGTGTGCCCGGCAAGCGATCTTTGAGGATATTCTCGGACCAACACTTCTTGCGACGACGGATATCGTTTCCTATACGGCGGAGAAGCGTCAGCAACGGACGTTTTCTGTCTTATTGTATGAGAAGCTACAGACCAATCTATCCATGCTGGAACGGCTTCGCTTGACGGGTGAACCGCTCGATCAACCCCGTCCTTTCCTACGTTATAGTCAAGGAATCATCATCACGCTTAGTGTTCTGACGGTCATGTTCTTCGTCAGTGCAGGGGCAGGGATCTTGCTGAACGAAGCGGGAACGCAAACGGCAGCCAGTAACGATACGGCGACGGCAAAAACGAACGATCAGAATTTAAATGAGACGGAATTGATGGCAGCGATTCAAAAAGGAAAGCTTGAAGATATCCATCGCTTGATTCCGGAAAGTGATATGACAGCAGTCGATGCAGATGGGGATACAGCACTGCATTATCTCGGTTACCGGAAGTCGAGTAAGGGGCTTGAATCGATCTTTAAGGAACTGCTAGAAGCAGGGAGTGATGTCGATGCCGTCAATGACTTTGGCGAGCGACCATTCATTACAGCTGTCTTCAGCAATAACGATGAACTCGTCGATCTGTATTTGAAACGAGGCGAGAAAATCAACCAACAAGATGACGATCAGTTCACGCCGCTTCATCATGCTGTCGAGGGTGAGGGGAAACAGACAGTCAAGCTATTGCTCGAGCGCGGTGCCGACCCGTCGATCAAAAATGCGGATGGCTTCACGCCGCTGATGATGGCACAGGAGTATGAACTCGATGAAATCATTGATCTGTTGAAACAGCACTCCGCGCAAACGTTATAA
- a CDS encoding VanZ family protein has protein sequence MRRIPIAAYVGGAILLSLFVFSSMTYQQQSLIPFLTQHMPLDWVYAFSFVSFHYEVPISVASLGPAAFLEFFIRKGMHASLFFVLGVSLVHFLRGRGYAALPAAFFAFTTAMTIGVLDEFHQLLTGGRTPLVGDVLIDGSGALIGIVLYTAIRLYLKADRIVREQEQKHA, from the coding sequence ATGCGCCGTATACCCATTGCTGCTTATGTAGGAGGAGCCATCTTACTTTCCTTATTCGTCTTCAGTTCGATGACCTATCAGCAACAATCCCTGATTCCATTTTTGACACAACATATGCCGCTCGACTGGGTCTATGCGTTTTCATTCGTGTCGTTCCATTATGAAGTTCCAATCAGCGTCGCGTCACTCGGACCTGCAGCCTTCCTTGAATTCTTCATTCGGAAAGGCATGCATGCCAGTCTGTTCTTCGTCCTCGGGGTCAGTCTCGTTCATTTTTTGCGCGGTCGAGGGTACGCAGCGTTACCAGCTGCTTTCTTTGCCTTCACGACAGCGATGACAATCGGTGTGTTGGATGAGTTCCATCAATTGTTGACGGGCGGACGAACACCACTCGTCGGTGATGTATTGATCGATGGAAGTGGTGCATTGATTGGCATCGTATTGTACACAGCGATTCGTCTTTACTTAAAAGCTGATCGAATCGTACGGGAGCAAGAACAAAAGCATGCATGA
- a CDS encoding fatty acid desaturase, translating into MSKEKIAQLRKHVSPFEKADIKASVRQMINTILPFLVLWFLAYEALKLSVFLAIPLAILAAGFVVRMFIIFHDCTHGSFFKNKKANAIVGTITGILTLFPYEKWKREHSIHHASSGNLDKRGVGDIWVMTIEEYIEASRFTRLKYRLYRNPLVMFGLGPLLLILVSSRFNRKDARKKERINTHVINASLIVLYGILIYFIGWQAFLIIQGTTMFTAGVLGIWLFYVQHTFEDSYFEDESEWDYVKAAIEGSSYYELPKVLQWVTGNIGFHHVHHLSPRVPNYHLEKAHVSTPPLQKATKIGLFSSLKSLRYKLYDAKNRTFVTFHDIKHLLREPKTSSL; encoded by the coding sequence ATGAGTAAAGAAAAGATTGCCCAGCTGCGCAAACATGTATCGCCGTTTGAGAAGGCGGACATCAAAGCCAGCGTCCGGCAGATGATCAACACGATCCTGCCATTTCTCGTCCTATGGTTTCTGGCATATGAGGCCCTGAAACTATCTGTGTTTCTCGCGATCCCGTTGGCGATCCTCGCTGCAGGATTCGTCGTCCGGATGTTCATCATCTTCCATGATTGTACCCATGGTTCATTCTTTAAAAATAAGAAGGCGAACGCCATCGTCGGAACGATCACTGGGATTTTGACGTTATTCCCGTATGAGAAATGGAAACGGGAGCACTCGATCCACCACGCATCAAGTGGGAATCTCGATAAGCGCGGTGTCGGTGACATCTGGGTCATGACGATTGAGGAGTATATCGAAGCATCACGCTTTACACGTCTCAAGTATCGTCTGTACCGGAACCCACTCGTCATGTTTGGTCTTGGACCGCTCTTATTGATTCTCGTCTCGAGCCGCTTCAACCGGAAGGATGCGCGCAAAAAAGAACGAATCAACACACATGTCATCAATGCGTCGCTTATCGTCCTGTACGGTATTTTGATCTACTTCATTGGTTGGCAAGCCTTCTTGATCATCCAAGGAACGACGATGTTCACAGCAGGCGTACTTGGAATCTGGTTATTCTACGTTCAACACACGTTCGAAGACTCGTACTTCGAGGATGAAAGTGAATGGGATTACGTTAAGGCGGCAATCGAAGGTAGTTCGTATTACGAGTTGCCGAAGGTGTTGCAATGGGTGACAGGAAACATCGGCTTCCACCACGTCCACCATCTCAGCCCACGTGTTCCGAACTATCATCTCGAAAAAGCACACGTCTCGACACCTCCGCTTCAGAAGGCGACGAAGATTGGTTTATTCTCGAGTCTGAAGTCGCTTCGCTATAAACTATACGATGCGAAGAATAGAACGTTTGTGACGTTCCATGACATCAAACACCTCTTACGCGAACCAAAGACGTCATCGTTGTAA
- a CDS encoding FAD-dependent oxidoreductase: MPYLSGFPSSYWKQSAPATSYPALNQDAKHDVVVIGAGIAGLVTAMQLTERGYDVAVIEAGDVAAGTTGYTTAKVSSQHGLIYDTLIRTVGEESARLYYEANEEAIIFLRHQVERLDIACELETQDAYLYASTSKEQAMEREVKAYERLGLNGGEATQEVRDKLPYDVKRAVVLRDQAQFHPVKYLQGLARQIVHQGGALYERTRAVSLESNRTPTVILENGHRIEAKKVVIATHFPFHDFKGLYFSKLEVQRSYIVSGHVDETFPDGMFMSADQPSRSLRHTRTEDGRLLGLFGGENHLSGHETETMQRYQHLADFAKHEFHVESFGQFWSAQDLITLDKIPYIGQMTPNDPNVFVATGFAKWGMTNGIAAGLLLSDLLTGTPNRFRHLFDPNRSKLKTKDATQFVKNNADVAIELVKGKLTKARRSADELQPDEGGLVTHHGKTVGGYRDSEGNLHLVSTTCTHMGCDTKWNEAERSWDCPCHGSRFGPTGEVLEGPAVNPLKSIE, from the coding sequence ATGCCTTACTTATCTGGATTTCCATCATCTTATTGGAAACAAAGTGCCCCTGCTACTTCTTATCCCGCTTTGAATCAAGATGCTAAGCATGATGTCGTCGTCATTGGGGCTGGTATTGCTGGACTTGTCACGGCAATGCAATTGACGGAACGAGGATATGATGTCGCCGTAATCGAAGCAGGTGACGTTGCTGCCGGCACGACGGGTTATACGACGGCTAAAGTTTCCTCACAGCACGGTTTGATCTATGACACGCTGATTCGCACCGTCGGCGAGGAGTCAGCGCGACTGTATTATGAAGCGAACGAGGAAGCCATCATATTTTTACGTCATCAGGTAGAACGACTCGACATAGCTTGTGAACTTGAAACGCAGGACGCGTATCTCTACGCTTCGACATCAAAAGAGCAAGCGATGGAACGAGAAGTAAAAGCCTATGAACGATTGGGACTGAACGGTGGAGAAGCGACGCAAGAAGTTCGGGATAAGTTGCCGTACGATGTCAAACGTGCTGTCGTCTTGCGCGATCAAGCGCAGTTCCATCCCGTCAAATATCTTCAAGGACTCGCCCGACAAATCGTCCACCAAGGGGGTGCCTTATACGAACGGACACGTGCCGTATCGCTCGAATCGAACCGGACGCCGACAGTCATCCTAGAGAACGGTCACCGGATTGAGGCGAAGAAGGTCGTCATCGCGACCCATTTTCCGTTTCATGACTTCAAAGGCTTGTACTTCTCAAAACTTGAAGTCCAGCGGTCTTATATCGTGTCAGGTCATGTCGATGAGACGTTTCCGGACGGGATGTTTATGAGTGCCGATCAACCGAGTCGTTCTCTGCGTCACACACGGACTGAAGACGGTCGTCTGCTTGGTCTCTTCGGCGGTGAGAATCATCTATCTGGTCACGAGACAGAGACGATGCAGCGGTATCAGCATCTTGCGGATTTTGCAAAGCATGAATTTCACGTCGAATCGTTCGGACAGTTCTGGTCAGCACAAGACTTGATCACGCTCGATAAGATTCCCTACATCGGACAGATGACGCCAAATGATCCGAACGTGTTCGTCGCGACCGGTTTTGCGAAGTGGGGGATGACGAATGGTATCGCGGCCGGACTGTTACTCAGCGACTTATTGACGGGAACACCAAACCGTTTTCGGCATCTGTTCGATCCGAATCGTTCGAAGCTAAAAACAAAGGATGCGACGCAGTTCGTCAAGAACAATGCGGACGTCGCGATCGAACTGGTCAAAGGAAAGCTGACGAAAGCGCGTCGCAGTGCCGACGAGTTACAACCGGACGAAGGTGGACTCGTCACCCATCACGGCAAGACGGTCGGTGGTTACCGGGATTCGGAAGGGAACCTTCATCTCGTCTCGACGACCTGTACCCATATGGGATGCGATACGAAATGGAATGAGGCGGAACGATCATGGGATTGTCCGTGTCATGGTTCACGATTCGGTCCGACAGGAGAGGTGCTAGAAGGACCAGCCGTCAACCCACTCAAATCGATCGAGTAA
- the uhpT gene encoding hexose-6-phosphate:phosphate antiporter: MGFFSIKKLPNAGIPIEVQRKQWLQQFLKAFLVVFFSYMAMYLIRNNFKAAQPLLKEELGFTTTELGYIGFAFSITYGIGKTLLGYFVDGKNTKRVISFLLILSSLIVTAMGLLMSAGGSPVGLLMVLWGLSGFFQSVGGPSSYSTIARWTPFEKRGRYLGFWNVSHNIGGAIAGGLALWGANVFFNGSVVGMFIFPAAIALVIGIVGLFIGKDDPEELGWNRSEEIFEEPIEPENIAAESMTKWQIFKTYVISNPWIWTLCIANVFVYIVRIGIDNWAPLYVTEHLHFSTESAVNTIFFFEIGALCGSMIWGYVSDLLKGRRALVAAICLLLTAVAVLGYRYGTSELMIYASLFALGALIYGPQLLIGVSVISFAPKQATTVTNGMVGTFGYLFGDSIAKVGLAKIADPETNGLTIGSVTLHGWSDTFVIFNAALLFGLIALAIVAVVEEKKIRRLGLLERQADKLSS; this comes from the coding sequence ATGGGCTTCTTCAGCATCAAAAAATTGCCGAATGCCGGCATACCAATCGAAGTACAACGGAAACAATGGTTACAGCAATTCTTAAAGGCATTCTTAGTCGTCTTCTTCTCATATATGGCGATGTATCTCATCCGAAACAACTTCAAAGCAGCGCAACCGCTCTTGAAAGAGGAACTTGGCTTTACGACGACGGAACTTGGTTATATCGGCTTCGCCTTCTCGATTACATACGGAATCGGGAAAACGTTGCTCGGCTACTTCGTTGACGGGAAAAATACGAAACGCGTCATCTCGTTCTTATTAATTCTCTCGTCCTTGATCGTCACCGCGATGGGGCTCTTGATGAGTGCCGGCGGAAGTCCGGTCGGTCTCTTGATGGTTTTATGGGGACTCAGTGGGTTCTTCCAATCGGTCGGGGGACCATCGTCATATTCGACGATCGCCCGCTGGACACCGTTTGAAAAACGTGGGCGCTACCTCGGCTTCTGGAATGTCTCGCACAACATCGGTGGAGCGATTGCCGGTGGTCTCGCACTGTGGGGAGCGAACGTCTTCTTCAACGGAAGTGTCGTCGGGATGTTCATCTTCCCAGCTGCGATCGCGCTCGTCATCGGAATCGTCGGTCTGTTCATCGGGAAGGATGATCCGGAGGAACTCGGGTGGAATCGGAGTGAAGAAATCTTCGAGGAACCGATCGAACCGGAAAACATTGCTGCTGAAAGTATGACGAAATGGCAAATCTTCAAAACGTACGTCATCTCGAACCCCTGGATCTGGACGCTCTGTATCGCGAACGTCTTCGTTTACATCGTCCGAATCGGGATTGATAACTGGGCGCCGCTCTATGTCACGGAACACTTACACTTCAGTACGGAGAGTGCTGTCAATACGATCTTCTTCTTTGAGATCGGCGCATTATGCGGCAGTATGATTTGGGGTTACGTGTCCGATTTACTGAAAGGACGGCGGGCGCTCGTCGCAGCGATCTGTCTCTTACTGACGGCCGTCGCGGTCCTCGGTTATCGTTACGGGACGAGTGAACTTATGATTTACGCGTCACTATTTGCACTCGGTGCGCTCATCTACGGACCACAGCTCTTGATCGGTGTCTCGGTCATCAGCTTCGCACCAAAACAAGCGACGACGGTCACGAACGGGATGGTCGGTACGTTCGGTTACTTGTTCGGTGATTCAATCGCAAAAGTCGGTCTAGCGAAAATCGCTGATCCGGAAACGAACGGTCTAACAATTGGTTCGGTTACGTTACACGGCTGGAGTGATACATTTGTCATCTTCAATGCGGCGTTACTGTTCGGTTTGATCGCCCTCGCGATCGTTGCCGTCGTCGAGGAGAAAAAGATTCGTCGCCTCGGACTGCTAGAGCGTCAAGCGGATAAGTTGAGTTCTTAA
- a CDS encoding ABC transporter substrate-binding protein produces the protein MRKGMLFLLSIICLMSIWIVRNNEQTKQGTAARETVPHLTAYVSAKEDIGRALLSSYCEQAGCTYEFVRLSTEELVRRVTKEADHPRADVIIGGTWDAHQTLKQRGLSTPFPNDMDQAELQDPDRYWIGYEVERLAIVINTDVWNNRFGAAPYPKTLADLTAKRYQDELILPDPNHSGTGATILQAVFDGYGTKAENVLRELIERTRLFTANGFAPTSYVASGEAMLGVNFIGDQQSLREKYYPVKSIPLDTYSINAISKLKGRTQQKQANAFMRFVLSADGQAILRKVSFGTPTYAIAKTQPIQQNVGQDIVADYRDYLRRFNQLQDK, from the coding sequence ATGAGAAAAGGAATGCTCTTCTTGCTGAGTATCATTTGTCTCATGAGCATTTGGATCGTCCGCAACAATGAACAGACGAAGCAAGGGACAGCCGCGCGGGAAACCGTTCCGCATTTGACGGCGTATGTCTCTGCGAAAGAGGATATCGGGCGTGCCTTACTGTCATCGTATTGCGAACAAGCAGGTTGTACGTATGAGTTCGTCCGCCTGTCGACAGAAGAACTCGTCCGGCGCGTGACGAAGGAAGCAGATCATCCGCGCGCCGACGTCATTATCGGCGGAACGTGGGACGCTCACCAGACGCTCAAGCAACGCGGGTTGTCGACACCGTTCCCGAACGACATGGATCAAGCGGAACTGCAGGATCCGGATCGCTACTGGATCGGCTACGAAGTCGAACGCCTCGCGATCGTCATCAATACGGACGTCTGGAACAACCGATTCGGGGCAGCACCGTATCCGAAGACGCTCGCTGACTTGACAGCGAAGCGGTATCAGGACGAGTTGATTTTGCCGGATCCGAACCATTCCGGTACCGGTGCGACGATCCTGCAAGCGGTCTTTGACGGATACGGGACGAAAGCGGAAAATGTCTTACGCGAGCTAATCGAGCGAACGCGACTATTCACGGCGAACGGCTTTGCACCGACGTCGTACGTCGCCAGTGGGGAAGCGATGCTTGGGGTCAATTTCATCGGGGATCAACAATCGCTGCGTGAAAAGTATTATCCGGTCAAAAGCATTCCACTCGATACGTACTCGATCAACGCGATTTCAAAGTTGAAAGGACGGACGCAACAAAAGCAGGCGAACGCCTTCATGCGTTTCGTACTCTCAGCGGACGGTCAGGCGATCCTGCGGAAAGTCTCGTTCGGTACGCCGACCTATGCGATCGCGAAGACACAACCGATCCAGCAAAATGTCGGACAGGATATCGTCGCCGATTACCGCGACTATCTCCGTCGATTCAATCAGCTCCAGGACAAATGA
- a CDS encoding DUF3919 family protein — MKASTIAYLFLMGILFALGLLLLQQTVFGRLHVLDGPKRLNASDDSLPTELTLRHRAWGEQTVEDGTEVQRITTLLKQMKTVANGTCPEGTATFTGTLRFLNGTTWTFSLGESMTLNGKCVAQRPSTQTTTLKARFLNAYHEPEQLARQFAEAEVVTVYAAGRSRSLTAREREDVKRRLTQAEPMTDYEEVGQALDTSQGQPRILKLQRFKNEQNTRATLMNIAVYETLFSVQYMDDDNGNTFYLKGQLLPIGKEANR; from the coding sequence ATGAAAGCATCGACTATCGCTTATCTCTTCCTGATGGGTATCTTGTTTGCCCTCGGTCTTCTTTTGCTTCAGCAGACGGTCTTCGGACGCTTACATGTCCTCGATGGACCAAAACGGCTGAATGCTTCCGATGACTCGCTCCCGACCGAGTTGACGTTACGTCACCGGGCATGGGGGGAGCAGACGGTAGAAGACGGAACGGAAGTCCAGCGCATCACGACGCTATTGAAGCAAATGAAGACGGTGGCAAACGGGACCTGTCCGGAGGGAACGGCGACGTTTACCGGAACGCTCCGTTTCTTGAACGGAACGACATGGACGTTCTCGCTCGGGGAAAGCATGACGCTAAATGGAAAATGTGTCGCGCAACGTCCTAGCACTCAGACGACGACACTGAAAGCACGATTCTTAAACGCCTATCACGAACCAGAACAGCTCGCGCGTCAGTTCGCCGAGGCGGAAGTCGTGACCGTGTATGCAGCAGGACGGTCTCGTTCTTTGACGGCACGTGAGCGAGAAGACGTCAAGCGTCGCCTGACGCAGGCGGAGCCGATGACGGACTATGAAGAAGTCGGTCAGGCACTCGATACCAGTCAGGGACAGCCGCGCATTCTCAAGCTTCAGCGGTTCAAGAATGAGCAGAACACGCGTGCCACCTTAATGAATATTGCCGTTTATGAGACATTGTTCAGCGTCCAGTACATGGATGATGACAATGGAAACACCTTCTATTTAAAAGGACAACTCCTGCCGATCGGGAAGGAGGCGAATCGATGA